The window acaattacCATTGTTCACtgagtaatgcaatatcgaagatttcttaacagaattgacaaacttgattttgtcagaaacgtacccatttggataaaaagagccatatcttttttctttgaataacaaatgacttgtgtgatacctctttgaaatcactataaaatagacaatttattggtgtaatgtgtgcagcagtagctcggtacattttttttcactacgatgcgatgggctaaacttcatgaacaaaataatccactaccaaaatttccaataaaaatatttctcatagcccccctttaaaatgttcggaggatgtttttgatgtaaatgttaaaatcattcttcagcaatattttactgaaaaaattaaccaaaaagatgtaaaactgtaccaaccgtaagaacaaaactattgaaatgggcaaaaattcattattttcaaaaaaaaaaaaaaataactcgaaaacggtaagacttttataatggaaattttgtcatagcaggtgggttatcctttgatctacattctccctcggtttgacgtggtctttacgggacacctgTATATGTGATAATAACcactaaaaaaatttttaaattttaagggACCGAATCATCAAAACTCATTatctagataaactaaccgaTAACTAAATATCATGTTAAATCTCATCTCATATACATAGGTAGACAGGTGTCCTAAATTGGCGGTAAAAAGGAAAACGAATAATTCCTTCAATAATCCTTGAGATTAGTCCTATAAACACTGCCCCGAACATGTTTTGTTTTAAACATATCTATCACAGCTCACTCATTGGATctttataatttggattttactGAAGATTACtacagaattgtttgaattttttttctcgtaatCGGTAGTAGATACAACGAAATTAAGTTTGTTTTTACGATTTTATAAACTGCCAGTGGCCcatcaaaaaaagttctggagaaaagaAGCGGGATCTGTTCCAGATAAAATAGCACCccgtagatttgcattcaagaTTAGCAaatgatgaaatctttaaattaTGGTATCTAtgccatgccaaattcaagttagaTATCTTGTGGAgcgaaggtgctatgagaaaaaaacttgataaaaaaattaacatcaAAAGCCTCATCTCctaaacaaagcatttgcgggcctatgtttataggcctttttttctttaaaagatCCGATACCTActatttaggaacaccctatttATGTGCAGTGCATGAATGACTAGCGCCTAAAGGCTCAGtgatttttcttatgaaatatcgatcttaatttcaactttttttttgaaagataaaataataaaccatattgaaaaaactaatattttctaAATAAGTCGAAATACCTTGTAAGATAAGgtttgaaatatgtagaaaaccATTACGGAATGAGGCAACTATATCTTCATGAGAGCTTAGTCTAGACAGCGATCcattaatttaattaaaaaaatgggaaaagcactgacgtgaatcCAAGTGTTTTTATACGCCGTGAATCTTCAAAtagttatttcaaaataaagtaGTAGATTTCTGATTGATCTTATACAATTACTCTGATAACCTGCAAAgtgaatttccatgaaaacatACTTCCAATGCAGAAGCATTTATCATTCACAAAAAAGCATATATAAATGATAAATGCATGCTTATCTATATATCTGCATCACAACAACATTCTGCTTTCAAATTTGTCGAATTTTAATGAGAACTATCTTTTTATTACGATATACTACTTCCTTGAAAATAAAACCTGCGTCTTGTTTGGTATGAATTCGAATCCCACGAGAATTCCGTCCTTCTTATGACTTATATATTGGCATTGCTTTGATTCTTTCTGCTAATAAGCAAAAATGCATTCTCTAAAAAATATCCTCCGATAAAGATAGTTATCAGATCAGAAAatcttgattattttttgtcgtaaaaaaggtaatttttttacttttaattgatgaactttttttttgagagtTATTCTCTACAGGGTGtcctaaattcgatgctcactgcgAAAGCATTTGGAGAACTATAAcactaagagaaaaaatcttcaaggatcccCGATAtcctttttttaaataataagatatcagagaGAAGATcatatagatatcttgattcgttcttaaggtacagggtgttcctgaaaaATGTTTCAGAATATTTCCCTACATCTTGGTTTATGTtcgagatttaaaaaaattctaaaacgatttatcagtaatttttattatttatatgatactcataaaacattttagatattcattatCGTTTAAGAGATACAAAGGAGAATtggtgtttttcaaatggcacactatatttttcaacgcagttttttagtCGCAGATTTTTTGCAAAGCATCCCGTTATTGGTTTTTCAAAATCGTCTATtgtcaaagatattgagtttttgtcTTCCTTAAGTAacacccactatttttgtacgtagaatcgaatgaaataataaaaaatataggttttaatttgataatctcgagttttgatgaatttgagttgtccaagttcatgatcttcttatgaacaccctgtacatttttagtccaagccgcaaacagtcttataatactacgtatttgcagaatcgaaaaaaaaagaaatttcgttCGAAAAAGGcattttctgccgaaaaattcgaaaaaatgtgagtcctcaccgccaccatttttttcataagaatgaCCCTCATGAATaatgagtttttacccaaggtatggcgtattgccgaaattgtcatcaagaaagctatctaatgatgtaataatatactgggcgtgccaattgaaatgaggaagtagtagtacgTTTCCTGTACaatcggaagttgtagagatctgaaaatattttagagagaaagatcattgccccaaacccaatatgcaaatattcgtctaataggccatccccgtgaatcaccctgtatagaataaCAATTCCACGCTTGATGTTGATTGCTTCATCAGAACATGGAAGACAAATAAGGAAAGTCAAGAGCTTTTCAGCGCTCGTTCATTTATGTGCCATTTACAATCTTAGAttccacataactgtatataggtatatatgcGGTTCTAGGGACGCAATTGGCGCGTGAATGAACGTGAGCTCCAAAGCTCCTcatttcacgtcagtgctttcatCATTTTGAATATACGTACACTGTCCCGAGGATTGTCCATTACATTAATCGTAATAACATCTTGATTTCTCCACGTGTCcaaattttttctgttgaaagaaGAAATAACCATATAGTGACATTTGTAATGTACATTTCTTGTGAATATGTTTGGACATTGTTGAACATTACAAATAATAAGCATAATATAAATTACTGTTGGTCACAAGGAATATAACAAAGAGTTTTCAATACATTTCCATGATTCTATGATCCTATGattctaaaattaaattatattttcagataGTGGTTTACATCTTGGATCGAATAGTTTGGTTGCTCCTTATCACTATTATCACTACACAGTCTCTTCAGATAGCAGGAATTATAGACCCACCAAAGACAATGGAGCAGATAAGCTACCCTGAACAGAACCAATATGATTACCAGTTAGCTGTTGTGAATAATGAAGGTAGAGGCAAGAGACAAACAGACCCATCAGAGCAGAGGTCACAGTTTATTGATAGTCTCTTCAATGTAAGCCATTCATTCATACTCATCTGTCATTGATTATCACCAAAAAGAAATACGAAGTGGCTGCTTCAACATCTTCTAGTTTCAAAACTATCTcagattcattcattcatactaTCACCATATAAATTCATAGATATTAATTCAGTTTTCTAAATCTTTATATCTAGAAAAACAATGAGCGATTGGAAGGGAATTACTGCTTCAGGATTCCAAAGATAAAAGTTATAAGggcaaaaatttgaaatgtaagtAAAAAATGAAGATTTGGACTAGTAATTTCATATCCTCAAGCGATTtcgtataaaaaattaatttttccatgTGTTGAATCATTTCTCACAGTTCGGACTGTGATTCTGTATAGGCTAATGAAATTGGTCCTTTGAGAAGGCCATTCTGAAATAGATCAATTCGATTTAAGTGttgaaatttgtattttgtgaaAGATTTCTGGTTATTAATAATCGCAAAAAAAGTATGGTGTGCAACACGTGCGAATTTCTTACTCGTGTGGTATTAAACTTCCAAACTCATCAATGGCGCAGCCAGcattttgtttcgaaattagGCGATAGAGGAAAAGTTAGTTGAAATGTTTAGGTTGTCGGTtgtataaaaattaaatatgaagaATTCATTCTATAATTCGGAGATTGAACTGTTGAAGGTTGAAGTTAAAACTAAAGATAACAAAATAAGTAATTTTGAATGTTCAGTTTCCTTTCTGGTGTTCTAGGCTGTCTAATACATTctcaatttcgaattcaaaattgTAGTAATTATTTAACAGAGCAAGCTCAGTCAATGTCTCACTTCTCAATGTACTTCTCAAATACGTTTTCAGTCTATCGAGGGCAGAATAAGTCCTTATCGGTGTGGTCGGGTAACGTAGTACAAAATACACACATCGTCGAAAGACTTAGCCTCCCCTAGGTTTcttgagaaataaaaaatttatgttttagaaatgaaatgaatatttcctctatttcaactgcaatatatttgatagaatatctcgtgtttgttactctttgctttagaagaaggaatctagacctcagagctctggtcttaaatggtcagactTTGCATTTTTTAGTGAGTGCAAATATCTGGACAGTAcactgaactgggggaaacatatagGTAAGATGTGagcatgcaaaagactctttggaaagacatggggagtgaaaccgaaaatggtaatgtggttatacacagcggtggtacgccctattgtctcctatgcatctctagcatgatgcacaaaaaccgaggaggtcaccacacaTATGCGGTTGCAGAaactgcaaaggctggcgtgcattggtgtcacaggagctatgcgcacagctcccacaggtcatactagacttgcttCCCTTACatctacatgtgaggaaatgtagcctgctcgaagcaataagaatttcccttaatgaaaagctccttcctggaaactgggttggacatatgaggatactgaatcaactagattcaaacctcctcgcaaaaccatcggatgttatgccaaccatctacgattttgaaacgccctttgaaacggttttaaatgaccgtcctagtgcaataagtctcgtaaatTGTCTGGACAATTCATCCATatgatggatcaaaaacagagaagggcaccggcattaggatatatggacctaaactgaggatctctaaagccctaggaagtgagccctcgattctacagaccgagataatggctgtttatgtatgcgcccaggagtgtcacaaaatgaacctcaagggggcgcatatctacatcaccacgggcAGCCAAAttacgctgagatccctggaatcgtgttgccaggggtctctgctgacttggaagtgccgtaacaccataaagcaactgggcagaagaaataaggtgactctactatgggtaccagggcactgtggggttgaaggaaatgaaagagctgatgaacttgcaaaaaatgcATTAAGGTTAACatctgctggacctgagcctttctgagggataggaaaagaccaatataatgCTGCGCTCCAGCTATaggagttgaacagcaggacaatccactggactaacactcctagacttgttcaggcaaagaatttcgtgaagatttcacctacctacgccaaaaagctcctgaagctgtcgcgagacgagcttcgggtgatggtgggactgctaacggggcactgtcggtacaaacatcatttctaccgtatgggaaagtcagcagacgagttttgtaggctctgtggatcggaagcagaaacactTGGTGTCcggagctgactggcctaagaaccattcatatgggtaaAAAGGAAAATATATACAAAGTGATCTTTTCGACCTAACGAAGTTCAATATTATTCCAGAAAAACAATGTAGATACCTCCATAATATTACAGATCCTTGCACATCAAAATCTATAAAATCGTGAGATCTGTTTCCAAAATAAATGGGGCGTTCCATACCTAAAAGTTACTCTGTAATCAGTATAGTACCTCATACAGAATACAAGGaagaaattattaattgatcatTTCTTTTCAGATACCTATATCAACCTTAACTGCTTTAAACAACCTTGTACAGCACTCTAGACCTGCCATACGAAAACTAAGAGAGTATGCAACACAAAGATTTGGAGGAACCACTCAATCACCTGATACTGCTCAGAAGAAGGTTTTTCCAGTACTCT is drawn from Harmonia axyridis chromosome 7, icHarAxyr1.1, whole genome shotgun sequence and contains these coding sequences:
- the LOC123683927 gene encoding uncharacterized protein LOC123683927, which encodes MSKIVVYILDRIVWLLLITIITTQSLQIAGIIDPPKTMEQISYPEQNQYDYQLAVVNNEGRGKRQTDPSEQRSQFIDSLFNIPISTLTALNNLVQHSRPAIRKLREYATQRFGGTTQSPDTAQKKVFPVLSRTKGDHPRNISKS